In a genomic window of Pseudomonas putida:
- a CDS encoding amino acid ABC transporter permease/ATP-binding protein, with the protein MQFDWHYTLGLLWNGDFWRAVATVVELSLETWLLGIVFGFFLALARQSQRRFLRDAAGLYIWFFRSLPLLVLLIFVYNLPQVFPSTSALLSNPYSAGLIALVMSEAAYIAEIHRGGLLAVAKGQLEAGKALGIGYRGVQRLIVVPQALRVALPTLANEYITIVKLTSLVSVISLSEILLVGQQLYTQNFLVMETMFAVAFYYVFIVTVFSRLLRLLENHLDVTRRKPKRIAPVELGQVTTRRAGGQTSPGEFALQARGVRKSYGELEVLKGVDLNVRWGEVVSIIGPSGSGKTTLIRTMNGLESLDHGEITLQGQPFLRGSKTPQGPLGSKVHMQGIVHVGMVFQGFNLFPHKTALENVMLAPVHHAHSGGEELRLLSLALLRKVGMLEHAGKYPHQLSGGQQQRVAIARALAMRPSVMLFDEPTSALDPELVGDVLAVIEELAREGMTMVIVTHEMNFAFKLSDRVVFMEGGEIIQNAAPKEMLEQRSERMTRFLKDVQLA; encoded by the coding sequence ATGCAATTCGATTGGCATTACACCTTGGGCTTGTTGTGGAACGGCGACTTCTGGCGAGCCGTGGCAACCGTGGTCGAACTGAGCCTGGAAACCTGGCTGCTGGGTATCGTCTTCGGCTTTTTTCTGGCCCTGGCGCGACAGTCGCAGCGGCGTTTCCTGCGGGATGCGGCCGGCCTCTATATCTGGTTTTTCCGCAGCCTGCCGCTGCTGGTGCTGCTGATTTTCGTCTACAACCTGCCCCAGGTGTTTCCCTCCACCAGTGCACTGCTGTCCAACCCCTACTCGGCCGGCCTGATCGCCCTGGTGATGAGTGAAGCGGCCTATATCGCCGAGATTCACCGCGGCGGCCTGCTGGCGGTGGCCAAGGGTCAACTGGAAGCGGGCAAGGCCCTGGGCATCGGCTATCGCGGCGTTCAGCGACTGATCGTGGTGCCCCAGGCGCTACGCGTCGCCCTGCCGACCCTGGCCAATGAGTACATCACCATTGTCAAACTCACCTCTTTGGTGTCGGTGATTTCGCTGTCGGAAATCCTTCTGGTAGGCCAGCAGCTCTACACCCAGAACTTCCTGGTCATGGAGACCATGTTCGCGGTGGCCTTCTACTACGTGTTTATCGTCACCGTGTTCAGCCGCCTGTTGCGCCTGCTGGAGAACCACCTGGACGTGACCCGTCGCAAACCCAAGCGCATCGCCCCCGTCGAACTCGGGCAGGTGACGACCCGGCGTGCCGGCGGCCAGACCTCGCCAGGCGAGTTCGCCCTGCAGGCGCGGGGTGTACGCAAGTCCTATGGCGAACTGGAAGTCCTCAAAGGCGTCGACTTGAATGTGCGTTGGGGCGAGGTGGTGTCGATCATCGGCCCATCGGGCTCGGGTAAAACCACGCTGATTCGCACCATGAATGGCCTGGAAAGCCTGGATCACGGCGAGATCACCCTGCAAGGCCAACCCTTCCTGCGCGGCAGCAAAACACCGCAGGGCCCTCTGGGCAGCAAAGTACACATGCAGGGCATCGTGCATGTCGGGATGGTCTTCCAGGGCTTCAATTTGTTCCCGCACAAAACCGCCCTGGAAAACGTCATGCTCGCACCGGTCCATCACGCCCACAGCGGTGGTGAAGAGCTGCGTTTGCTGAGCCTGGCGCTGCTGCGCAAGGTCGGCATGCTCGAGCATGCCGGCAAATACCCGCACCAGCTCTCGGGCGGCCAGCAGCAGCGCGTGGCGATTGCCCGGGCACTGGCAATGAGGCCTTCGGTGATGTTGTTCGACGAGCCGACCTCGGCCCTCGACCCGGAGCTGGTCGGTGATGTACTGGCGGTCATCGAGGAGCTGGCACGCGAAGGCATGACCATGGTGATCGTCACCCACGAAATGAACTTCGCCTTCAAGCTCTCCGATCGGGTGGTGTTCATGGAAGGCGGCGAAATTATCCAGAACGCCGCGCCAAAAGAGATGCTGGAACAGCGCAGCGAGCGCATGACCCGGTTCCTCAAAGATGTACAACTGGCGTGA
- a CDS encoding ABC transporter substrate-binding protein, translating into MQKGLTGKNTMRHLALTISLACVTPLLSAAEIKGTLKQGELSVGSDLTYPPYTYLEQKQPSGFDPEFMQLMGKQLHLEPRFLDTRFANLIMGVNAQRFDVIASALYVTPERAKQVDFISYLKTGSSLMVLSASDFRPQQPEDLCGKRVGSIKGASWIPKLNKVSTEYCLPSGKPPIQSREFPTSPEVAQALLAQAVDVQMEDPAVAKITVEKLQGKTVISSSELIYPVVIGLALRRGNQALREELTTALDQIKQNGSYGELLARYNLDEPNAQEINTALGITTP; encoded by the coding sequence ATGCAAAAAGGTCTGACGGGCAAAAACACCATGCGCCACCTGGCGCTGACGATCTCCCTGGCTTGCGTGACGCCGCTGCTGTCTGCGGCAGAGATCAAGGGCACGCTCAAACAGGGCGAACTGTCGGTCGGATCCGACCTGACCTATCCGCCCTACACCTATCTGGAACAAAAGCAGCCCAGCGGCTTCGACCCCGAGTTCATGCAGTTGATGGGCAAACAATTGCACCTGGAACCGCGCTTTCTCGACACGCGTTTTGCCAACCTGATCATGGGCGTCAATGCCCAGCGTTTCGACGTGATTGCCTCGGCGCTGTATGTCACCCCGGAACGCGCCAAACAGGTGGACTTCATCAGCTACCTGAAGACCGGCTCTTCGTTGATGGTGCTCAGTGCCAGCGACTTCAGGCCACAGCAGCCCGAAGACCTTTGCGGCAAGCGCGTGGGCTCGATCAAGGGCGCCTCATGGATTCCCAAGCTCAACAAGGTTTCCACCGAATATTGCCTGCCCTCCGGCAAACCGCCGATCCAGTCGCGTGAATTCCCGACTTCGCCCGAAGTGGCACAGGCCCTGTTGGCCCAGGCCGTGGATGTGCAGATGGAAGACCCCGCCGTCGCGAAAATCACCGTGGAAAAACTCCAGGGCAAAACCGTTATCAGCTCCAGCGAGCTGATCTATCCCGTGGTCATCGGGCTGGCGCTGCGCAGGGGCAACCAGGCGCTACGGGAAGAACTGACCACCGCGCTCGACCAGATCAAACAGAACGGCAGCTACGGCGAACTGCTCGCCCGCTACAACCTGGATGAACCCAATGCCCAGGAAATCAACACGGCGCTGGGCATCACCACACCCTGA